In a genomic window of Pseudomonas oryzihabitans:
- the mprF gene encoding bifunctional lysylphosphatidylglycerol flippase/synthetase MprF, with protein MTAPDPAKEVSSKPVAHSEHHVSPPPALPWRLLEKLTAYRQPIELGVTLVLFAAALLVCWHLLSSIDGEALHDALRDIPHSSLLGALLAAAAGFTILLGYEWSAMRFADIKLPAKTWTFGGFTAFAIGNAVGLSMLSGGSVRYRLYARQGLSALEVAQMTVFSSLALGTALPPLAAIAALTNLEAATQALRVPESVIVTAAGLILVGYAIGILALRRWRVAEQPCAHALHFRIGKRVLRLPTLRLSALQLVITILDVIAASMVLYLLLPTAPPFGAFLLVYLLALAAGVLSHVPGGVGVFEAVLLAAFANELGAAQLAAALVVYRLFYVLLPFVLACLVLLFSEGRRLLSNSPAVRVASGLAAPILAILVFFSGVVLLFSGVTPEIDTRLEGMDFLLPQRLIDASHLGASLIGVVCLLLAQGLRRRLSAAWAVTLVLLLLGCLLSLLKGFDWEEASILALTAALLAIFRKSFYRRSRLMEQPFSPLYVTASICVVAASVWLLLFAYQDVPYETRLWWQFALDADAPRGLRAALGSSVLLLIIALGWLLRAAPPAIEAPDSEDLERAFSIVRKSSQPDGGLVMTGDKALLFHDTDPAFLMYGRRGRSLIALFDPIGRSQPRAELIWKFRDLCDLHHARPVFYQVRAENLPFYMDIGLTALKLGEEARVDLHTFDLDSKGKKDLRYTWNRGQRDGLAIEFHAPGEAPLDELKAISDVWLESKQVREKGFSLGRFDRAYLSHFRIAVVRFQGKAVAFANLLETERTDLASIDLMRVTADAPKQTMEFLMLGLILHFKAAGFARFSLGMVPLAGLHPRRGAPITQRLGAMVFRRGEQFYNFQGLRRFKDKFDPEWEPRYMAVPAGLDPLVAFADTAALIAGGYTGLVKR; from the coding sequence ATGACTGCACCTGATCCAGCCAAAGAGGTCTCCTCGAAGCCGGTAGCCCATTCTGAGCACCACGTTTCGCCGCCTCCCGCGCTGCCCTGGCGTCTTCTGGAAAAGCTGACGGCCTACCGGCAGCCCATCGAACTGGGCGTTACGCTGGTGCTGTTCGCAGCCGCCCTGCTGGTATGCTGGCATTTGCTAAGCAGCATCGACGGCGAGGCCCTGCATGATGCCCTGCGCGACATCCCGCACTCCTCCCTGCTCGGCGCCCTGCTAGCGGCGGCAGCCGGCTTTACCATCCTGCTGGGCTACGAGTGGTCGGCGATGCGCTTCGCCGATATCAAACTCCCGGCCAAGACCTGGACCTTTGGTGGTTTCACGGCCTTCGCCATCGGCAATGCGGTCGGCCTGTCGATGCTTTCTGGCGGGTCGGTGCGTTATCGCCTCTATGCCCGTCAGGGTCTCAGCGCGCTGGAAGTCGCGCAGATGACGGTCTTTTCCAGCCTCGCCCTGGGAACCGCACTCCCTCCGCTGGCGGCCATCGCTGCCCTGACCAACCTGGAAGCCGCGACCCAGGCACTGCGTGTACCGGAAAGCGTGATCGTCACCGCGGCCGGCTTGATCCTGGTCGGCTACGCCATCGGCATCCTGGCCCTGCGCCGTTGGCGTGTGGCCGAACAACCCTGCGCTCATGCCCTGCACTTCCGTATTGGCAAGCGGGTCCTGCGGCTACCGACGCTACGCCTGTCCGCCCTGCAGCTGGTGATCACCATCCTCGACGTCATCGCGGCCTCGATGGTGCTCTATCTGCTCCTGCCCACGGCACCGCCGTTTGGCGCCTTCCTGTTGGTCTACCTGCTGGCCCTGGCCGCCGGCGTGCTCAGTCATGTTCCGGGTGGCGTAGGCGTCTTCGAGGCGGTCTTGCTGGCTGCCTTCGCCAACGAACTGGGCGCTGCGCAGCTCGCCGCGGCGCTGGTGGTCTATCGCCTGTTCTATGTGCTGCTGCCCTTCGTGCTCGCCTGCCTGGTGCTGCTGTTCAGCGAAGGCCGCCGCCTGCTGTCGAACAGCCCGGCCGTGCGCGTGGCGTCGGGTCTGGCGGCACCCATCCTGGCCATCCTGGTTTTTTTTTCTGGGGTGGTTTTGCTTTTTTCTGGGGTCACCCCTGAAATAGACACCCGCCTGGAGGGCATGGATTTCCTGCTTCCCCAGCGCTTGATCGACGCCTCCCACCTGGGCGCGAGCCTGATCGGCGTCGTCTGTCTATTGCTGGCGCAAGGACTGCGTCGGCGCCTGTCCGCGGCTTGGGCGGTGACCTTGGTCTTGCTGCTGCTGGGCTGCCTGCTTTCCCTGTTGAAAGGTTTCGACTGGGAGGAAGCCTCCATCCTGGCATTGACGGCTGCGCTGCTTGCCATCTTCCGCAAGTCCTTCTATCGCCGCAGCCGATTGATGGAGCAACCGTTCTCGCCGCTGTACGTGACCGCCAGCATCTGCGTGGTCGCCGCCTCGGTCTGGTTGCTGCTGTTCGCCTATCAGGACGTTCCCTACGAGACGCGCCTCTGGTGGCAATTCGCACTCGATGCCGATGCCCCGCGCGGTCTGCGTGCGGCCCTCGGCAGTTCGGTACTGCTCTTGATCATCGCCCTGGGTTGGCTGCTGCGCGCGGCACCGCCCGCCATCGAGGCCCCGGATAGCGAGGATCTGGAGCGCGCCTTCAGCATCGTACGCAAATCCAGCCAGCCGGATGGCGGCCTGGTCATGACCGGTGACAAGGCTCTGCTCTTCCATGACACCGATCCTGCCTTCCTCATGTATGGACGCCGGGGACGCAGTCTGATCGCCCTGTTCGACCCCATCGGCCGCTCGCAACCGCGTGCCGAGCTGATCTGGAAGTTCCGCGACCTCTGCGATCTGCACCACGCTCGCCCGGTGTTCTATCAGGTACGCGCCGAGAACCTGCCGTTCTACATGGACATCGGTCTTACGGCGCTCAAGCTCGGTGAAGAGGCGCGGGTCGATCTGCATACCTTCGATCTCGACAGCAAGGGCAAGAAGGACCTGCGCTACACCTGGAACCGCGGTCAGCGTGATGGCCTCGCCATCGAGTTCCATGCGCCCGGCGAGGCGCCGCTGGACGAACTCAAGGCCATCTCCGACGTCTGGCTGGAGAGCAAGCAGGTGCGCGAGAAAGGCTTTTCCCTGGGTCGCTTCGATCGGGCCTATCTCAGTCACTTCCGGATCGCCGTGGTTCGCTTTCAGGGCAAGGCGGTGGCCTTCGCCAATCTGCTGGAAACCGAGCGCACCGATCTGGCCAGCATTGACCTGATGCGGGTTACCGCCGATGCGCCCAAGCAGACCATGGAGTTCCTCATGCTTGGCCTGATCCTGCACTTCAAGGCGGCTGGCTTCGCGCGTTTCTCCCTGGGCATGGTGCCGCTGGCGGGATTGCATCCTCGTCGAGGCGCGCCCATCACCCAGCGCCTGGGCGCCATGGTGTTCCGCCGCGGCGAACAGTTCTACAACTTCCAGGGCCTGCGCCGCTTCAAGGACAAGTTCGACCCCGAGTGGGAGCCGCGCTACATGGCGGTTCCCGCGGGGCTAGACCCTCTCGTCGCTTTCGCTGACACTGCCGCCCTCATCGCCGGTGGCTATACCGGCCTGGTCAAACGTTGA
- a CDS encoding virulence factor family protein, with translation MLKRVLAVLLLIILIAGGATWWWFHRWPSAPVVKVITQSDGRLLTMAAPKGEPHTRVLLATPPDLQLSDADLLSLATNTGAELVQYEIVPQHDCKAQTADFDAAAKHLSEPPTFVGGIGAGAVRAWRWLASQDNDKAAALSVGFDITNLDCPDPLPEKAEHGKWHIAWNDHPTDDSAIFVRKQPNADLTIADYGTALPVVLREQLKTRLLGEHNDVPVIEMPADPDVKPGHPDTVTIFYSGDGGWRDIDRLSAQSMNEDGYPVVGVDSLRYFWQHKSPEQVAADLANLMQEYREKWHAKHFVLAGYSFGADILPAVYNRLPKADQDQITTLLLLAYSRKSNFEIAVEGWLGKPGDEADTLPEAKLIPAAKLFCVYGGEEKDDSGCTEPGMSGEKLERPGGHHFDENYDKLADFMVKAIQDRTPQ, from the coding sequence ATGCTGAAACGCGTACTCGCGGTACTGCTCCTTATCATCCTGATCGCCGGTGGCGCTACTTGGTGGTGGTTTCATCGCTGGCCCTCGGCACCGGTGGTCAAGGTCATCACCCAGTCCGATGGCCGTCTGCTGACCATGGCCGCCCCCAAGGGCGAACCCCATACGCGGGTGCTGCTGGCCACGCCGCCCGACCTGCAACTGTCGGACGCCGATCTGCTGAGCCTGGCGACCAACACCGGCGCCGAACTGGTCCAGTACGAAATCGTCCCACAGCACGACTGCAAGGCCCAGACTGCCGATTTCGACGCCGCCGCCAAGCATCTCAGCGAGCCGCCCACCTTCGTCGGCGGTATCGGCGCGGGCGCCGTACGCGCCTGGCGCTGGCTGGCCAGCCAGGATAACGACAAGGCTGCAGCCCTCAGCGTCGGCTTCGATATCACCAACCTCGACTGCCCCGATCCGTTGCCCGAGAAGGCCGAGCACGGCAAGTGGCACATCGCCTGGAACGATCATCCCACCGATGACTCGGCGATCTTCGTGCGCAAGCAGCCCAACGCCGACCTGACCATCGCCGACTACGGTACCGCCTTGCCGGTGGTCCTGCGCGAACAGCTCAAGACGCGCCTGCTGGGCGAGCACAACGACGTACCGGTGATCGAGATGCCTGCCGATCCGGACGTCAAGCCCGGTCATCCGGACACCGTGACCATCTTCTACTCCGGTGACGGCGGCTGGCGCGACATCGACCGCCTCTCGGCACAATCGATGAACGAAGATGGGTATCCGGTAGTGGGCGTCGACTCGCTGCGCTACTTCTGGCAGCACAAGAGCCCCGAACAGGTAGCGGCTGACCTGGCCAACCTGATGCAGGAGTATCGCGAGAAGTGGCACGCCAAGCACTTCGTGCTGGCCGGCTACTCCTTCGGCGCCGACATCCTGCCGGCGGTGTACAACCGCCTGCCCAAGGCCGATCAAGACCAGATCACCACCCTGCTGTTGCTGGCCTATAGCCGCAAGAGCAATTTCGAGATCGCTGTGGAAGGCTGGCTGGGCAAGCCCGGCGACGAAGCCGACACCCTGCCCGAAGCCAAGCTCATTCCCGCCGCGAAGCTGTTCTGCGTCTATGGCGGTGAAGAGAAGGACGACAGCGGCTGCACCGAGCCCGGCATGTCGGGTGAGAAGCTGGAGCGTCCGGGTGGCCACCATTTCGACGAGAACTACGACAAGCTGGCCGACTTCATGGTCAAGGCCATCCAGGACCGCACGCCGCAATAG
- a CDS encoding potassium transporter Kup produces MIVLATGVVYGDIGTSPLYTLKEVFSPHYGLPLNHDSVLGILSLIFWSLIWVVTIKYITFVMRADNQGEGGIMALTALARRAAQGSPRLATTLVLLGLFGAALFYGDSMITPAVSVLSAVEGLELAFDGLEAWVVPISLIILVGIFAIQKRGTATIGKFFGPVMVLWFTSLGALGVYGIVQQPEVLKAFNPYWAVEFFAANPVKGFIVLGAAVLALTGAEALYADMGHFGRKPIARAWLLLVLPGLVLNYFGQGALLLADPSAVRNPFYLLAPEWLLLPLIGLATLATVIASQAVITGAFSMTRQAIQLGYIPRMQIQHTSSQEQGQIYIPLMNWTLMLGVIFLILTFQSSANLAEAYGVAVTGTMLITSCLVSAVILLLWKWPRWVMVPLLIGFLLVDLLYFSANAPKIFSGGSFPVIAGIIIFILLTTWKRGRKLVVERLDDGALPLPIFISSIRAQPPFRAKGTAVFLTARTDVVPHAMLHNLLHNQVLHEQVVLLTVRYEDRPRVSRGERMEVEDFGDGFFRVVLHYGFMDEPDIPLALSHCPYPGLDFTPMRTTYFLSRETVIATKRLGMAPWRENLFVFLMKNANGNLRFFKLPVNRVIELGTQVEI; encoded by the coding sequence ATGATCGTTCTCGCCACCGGTGTGGTGTATGGCGATATCGGAACCAGCCCTCTCTATACGCTCAAGGAAGTCTTTTCGCCGCACTACGGTCTGCCGCTGAACCACGACAGCGTGCTAGGCATTCTTTCGCTGATCTTCTGGTCACTGATCTGGGTGGTGACCATCAAGTACATCACCTTCGTCATGCGCGCGGACAACCAGGGCGAGGGCGGCATCATGGCCCTCACCGCGCTGGCCCGCCGCGCGGCACAGGGCTCGCCGCGCTTGGCCACCACCCTGGTGCTGCTCGGCCTGTTCGGCGCCGCGCTGTTCTATGGCGACAGCATGATCACCCCGGCGGTCTCGGTGCTCTCGGCGGTGGAGGGCCTGGAACTGGCCTTCGATGGCCTTGAGGCCTGGGTAGTACCCATCTCGTTGATCATCCTGGTGGGCATCTTCGCCATCCAGAAGCGCGGTACCGCGACCATCGGCAAGTTCTTCGGTCCGGTGATGGTGCTCTGGTTCACCTCGCTCGGTGCCCTCGGTGTCTATGGCATCGTCCAGCAGCCCGAGGTGCTGAAGGCCTTCAACCCCTACTGGGCGGTGGAGTTCTTCGCCGCCAATCCGGTGAAGGGCTTCATCGTCCTGGGCGCGGCGGTCCTGGCCCTGACCGGTGCCGAAGCCCTCTATGCCGACATGGGCCACTTCGGCCGCAAGCCCATCGCCCGCGCCTGGTTGCTGCTGGTGCTGCCGGGGCTGGTCCTCAACTACTTCGGTCAGGGCGCGCTGCTGCTCGCCGATCCGTCCGCCGTACGCAATCCCTTCTACCTGCTGGCGCCGGAATGGTTGCTGCTGCCGCTGATCGGCCTGGCGACCCTGGCGACCGTCATCGCCTCCCAGGCGGTGATCACCGGCGCCTTCTCCATGACCCGCCAAGCCATCCAGCTGGGTTACATCCCGCGCATGCAGATCCAGCACACCTCCAGCCAGGAGCAGGGGCAGATCTACATTCCGCTGATGAACTGGACGCTGATGCTGGGCGTGATCTTCCTGATCCTCACCTTCCAGTCCTCCGCCAACCTGGCCGAAGCCTACGGCGTCGCCGTGACCGGCACGATGCTGATCACCAGTTGCCTGGTGTCAGCGGTGATCCTGCTGCTATGGAAGTGGCCACGCTGGGTCATGGTGCCGCTGCTGATCGGCTTCCTGCTGGTGGACCTGCTGTACTTCTCTGCCAATGCGCCAAAAATCTTCTCCGGCGGCTCCTTCCCGGTGATCGCGGGCATTATCATCTTCATCCTGCTGACCACCTGGAAGCGCGGGCGCAAGCTGGTGGTCGAGCGCCTGGACGACGGTGCGCTGCCACTGCCGATCTTCATCAGCAGCATCCGCGCCCAGCCGCCGTTCCGCGCCAAGGGCACCGCAGTATTCCTCACCGCCCGGACCGACGTGGTGCCCCACGCCATGCTGCACAACCTGCTGCACAACCAGGTGCTGCACGAGCAGGTGGTGCTGTTGACGGTGCGCTATGAAGACCGGCCGCGGGTATCGCGCGGAGAGCGCATGGAGGTCGAGGACTTCGGTGATGGCTTCTTCCGGGTGGTGCTGCACTATGGCTTCATGGATGAGCCGGACATTCCCCTGGCGCTCAGCCATTGCCCCTATCCCGGCCTGGACTTCACCCCGATGCGCACCACCTATTTCCTCAGCCGGGAAACGGTGATCGCCACCAAGCGGCTGGGCATGGCGCCCTGGCGGGAAAATCTCTTCGTGTTCTTGATGAAGAACGCCAATGGCAACCTGAGATTCTTCAAGCTGCCGGTGAACCGGGTGATCGAGCTGGGTACCCAGGTCGAAATCTGA
- the rimO gene encoding 30S ribosomal protein S12 methylthiotransferase RimO, with protein sequence MSIQASAPKVGFVSLGCPKATVDSERILTQLRMEGYEIVPTYEDADVVVVNTCGFIDSAKAESLDAIGEAIAENGKVIVTGCMGVDEGNIRGVHPSVLAVTGPQQYEQVVNAVHEVVPPQLEHNPLIDLVPPQGIKLTPRHYAYLKISEGCNHSCSFCIIPSMRGKLVSRPVGDVLSEAERLVKAGVKELLVISQDTSAYGVDLKYKLDFWNGQPVKTRMLELCEALSGMGVWVRLHYVYPYPNVDDVIPLMAAGKLLPYLDIPFQHASPKVLKSMKRPAFEDKTLARIKRWREICPELTIRSTFIVGFPGETEEDFQYLLDWLTEAQLDRVGCFQYSPVEGAPANDLGLEPVPDDVKQDRWERFMAHQQAISAARLQLKIGREIEVLIDEVDDQGAIGRSYADAPEIDGNVYVDSETPLKPGDKVWVRVTDADEYDLWAEAL encoded by the coding sequence ATGTCCATCCAAGCGTCCGCCCCCAAGGTCGGTTTCGTCAGCCTCGGCTGCCCCAAGGCCACAGTCGACTCCGAGCGCATCCTCACCCAACTGCGCATGGAAGGCTACGAGATCGTGCCGACCTATGAAGACGCCGATGTGGTGGTGGTCAACACCTGCGGTTTCATCGACAGTGCCAAGGCCGAGTCCCTGGATGCCATCGGTGAGGCCATCGCCGAGAACGGCAAGGTGATCGTCACCGGCTGCATGGGCGTGGACGAGGGCAATATCCGCGGCGTGCATCCCAGCGTGCTGGCGGTGACCGGGCCGCAGCAGTACGAGCAGGTGGTCAATGCCGTACATGAGGTGGTACCGCCGCAGCTCGAGCACAATCCGCTGATCGATCTGGTACCGCCGCAGGGCATCAAGTTGACCCCGCGCCATTACGCCTATCTGAAGATTTCCGAAGGCTGCAACCACAGCTGCAGCTTCTGCATCATCCCCTCCATGCGCGGCAAGCTGGTCAGCCGGCCAGTGGGCGATGTGCTGTCCGAGGCCGAGCGCCTGGTCAAGGCCGGAGTCAAGGAGCTGCTGGTGATCTCCCAGGACACCAGTGCCTACGGCGTGGACCTCAAGTACAAGCTGGACTTCTGGAATGGCCAGCCGGTCAAGACGCGCATGCTGGAGCTATGCGAGGCGCTGTCGGGCATGGGGGTCTGGGTGCGTCTGCACTACGTCTATCCCTACCCCAACGTCGACGACGTCATCCCGCTGATGGCCGCCGGCAAGCTGCTGCCCTACCTGGACATCCCCTTCCAGCACGCCAGCCCCAAGGTGCTCAAGTCGATGAAGCGCCCGGCCTTCGAGGACAAGACTCTGGCCCGCATCAAGCGCTGGCGGGAAATCTGCCCGGAGCTGACCATCCGCTCCACCTTCATCGTAGGCTTCCCCGGCGAGACCGAGGAAGACTTCCAGTACCTGCTGGATTGGCTCACCGAAGCCCAGCTGGATCGTGTCGGCTGCTTCCAGTACTCGCCGGTCGAAGGGGCACCGGCCAACGACCTGGGTCTCGAGCCGGTCCCGGATGACGTCAAGCAGGACCGCTGGGAGCGCTTCATGGCCCACCAGCAGGCCATCTCCGCCGCTCGCCTACAGCTCAAGATCGGGCGCGAGATCGAAGTCCTGATCGACGAAGTCGACGACCAGGGCGCCATCGGCCGCTCCTATGCCGATGCCCCGGAGATCGACGGTAACGTCTACGTCGACAGCGAAACGCCGCTCAAGCCTGGCGACAAGGTCTGGGTGCGGGTCACCGACGCCGACGAATACGATCTCTGGGCGGAAGCGCTCTAA
- the cadR gene encoding Cd(II)/Pb(II)-responsive transcriptional regulator, with translation MRIGELAKRTDCAVETIRYYEREGLLNPAARSSSNYRRYDESHVERLVFVRHCRSLDMTLEEIRALLTLRDTAEPGCDQVDALIGAHLHHVEVRIRELNQLREQLVTLRRQCQGEGEGDRCGILRELSQPAAPSPTTAQCSAAGHAHVPGTHRLHD, from the coding sequence ATGAGAATCGGTGAGCTGGCCAAGCGTACCGACTGCGCGGTCGAGACCATTCGTTATTACGAGCGTGAGGGGCTACTGAATCCGGCGGCTCGTAGCAGCAGCAATTACCGTCGCTATGACGAAAGCCATGTCGAACGCCTGGTTTTCGTGCGCCACTGCCGGTCGTTGGACATGACGCTGGAAGAAATCCGCGCGCTGCTGACGCTGCGCGATACGGCCGAGCCCGGCTGCGACCAGGTAGATGCCTTGATCGGTGCCCACCTCCACCATGTGGAGGTCCGTATCCGCGAATTGAACCAACTGCGTGAACAACTGGTGACGTTGCGCCGCCAGTGCCAGGGCGAGGGCGAAGGAGACCGCTGTGGCATCCTTCGCGAACTCAGTCAGCCGGCTGCCCCCTCACCGACCACGGCGCAGTGTAGCGCTGCCGGGCACGCCCATGTACCCGGCACCCACCGGCTGCACGATTAG
- a CDS encoding CsbD family protein, with protein sequence MNTDQIIGSAKDATGKVQDSFGAATGNADWQAEGKARQLEGKVQQQYGQAIDCARNMTADKPFTALAVAGGIGFVLGVLLSRS encoded by the coding sequence ATGAATACCGATCAAATCATAGGCAGTGCCAAGGACGCCACCGGCAAGGTCCAGGATAGCTTCGGCGCCGCGACCGGCAATGCCGACTGGCAGGCCGAGGGCAAAGCCCGCCAACTGGAGGGCAAGGTACAGCAGCAGTATGGCCAGGCCATCGACTGCGCTCGCAACATGACCGCCGACAAGCCCTTCACCGCCCTGGCCGTCGCCGGTGGCATTGGCTTCGTACTCGGCGTACTGCTTTCGCGCTCCTGA
- a CDS encoding response regulator — protein MTTILVVDDEFLIADILAFALEDEGYMVVKASNGRRALDVFDRELPSLVITDFMMPVMNGRELAEALRERQGLQHLPIILMSGAQAHLGQESAELFDAVFQKPFNIGDIVDTVRKYLVL, from the coding sequence ATGACGACGATACTGGTAGTCGACGACGAATTTCTGATAGCGGACATCCTGGCCTTCGCCCTCGAAGACGAAGGCTACATGGTGGTCAAGGCGAGCAATGGTCGCCGTGCGCTGGACGTATTCGATCGCGAGCTACCCTCACTGGTCATTACCGATTTCATGATGCCCGTGATGAACGGCCGTGAACTGGCCGAGGCGCTGCGAGAACGCCAAGGGCTGCAGCACCTGCCCATCATCCTCATGAGTGGCGCCCAGGCTCATCTGGGGCAGGAGAGCGCGGAGTTGTTCGATGCCGTGTTCCAGAAGCCTTTCAACATCGGCGACATCGTGGATACCGTACGCAAGTACCTCGTTCTCTGA
- a CDS encoding ATPase domain-containing protein, with product MNQLERVVTGIQGLDEILKGGLVAGASYVIQGRPGSGKSIMANQIAFNHVRNGGRVLFATMLSETHERMFQFFSTLDFFDRSCIGDQVQYLSAFDTMEGEGLDEVVRLLRREISRQKASLLVVDGLLNARSRAETPIDTKKFIAELQGHAAFAGCTVIFLTSARLEDGSPEHTMVDGVLDLHEEEIGSRTIRRLALRKTRGSGALPGFHEFTISNVGITVFPRLETLYRDPSAGSSYRVNNQRVTSGITSLDTMVDQGLPESSTTLIIGPSGSGKTSISLNFLAACTPEEPGLMFGFYEPLERLHLKADSLGLDLASRVKEGAVHIHWQPTTELRIDEVGLKLLALIQEHGIKRLVIDSLGAIARFAIPQGRLIEYFSALLNELRTQGVTVLATWELRDVFGADIAAPAPELSSMVDNLILLRFVEAEAEIKRVLSILKVRDSLYDPSLRELVMGHSGIELKKAFKDMVKVLSGSAMPSAQP from the coding sequence TTGAATCAACTTGAGCGCGTCGTAACCGGTATCCAGGGGCTGGATGAGATCTTGAAGGGAGGCCTGGTTGCCGGTGCCTCCTATGTCATTCAGGGTCGTCCCGGCTCCGGTAAATCGATCATGGCCAACCAGATCGCCTTCAACCACGTGCGTAACGGCGGCCGGGTGCTCTTCGCGACCATGTTGTCGGAAACGCATGAGCGGATGTTCCAGTTCTTTTCCACACTGGATTTCTTCGATCGCTCCTGCATCGGCGATCAGGTCCAGTACCTCAGCGCCTTCGACACCATGGAAGGCGAGGGGCTGGATGAGGTGGTGCGTCTGCTGCGCCGAGAGATCAGTCGACAGAAGGCCAGCCTGCTGGTGGTGGACGGCCTGCTCAATGCCCGCTCGCGTGCGGAAACACCCATCGACACCAAGAAGTTCATCGCCGAACTCCAGGGCCACGCGGCCTTCGCCGGGTGTACGGTGATCTTCCTCACCAGCGCGCGACTCGAGGACGGCAGCCCGGAACACACCATGGTCGATGGCGTGTTGGATCTGCACGAGGAAGAGATCGGCAGTCGCACCATCCGGCGCCTGGCCCTGCGCAAGACCCGTGGTAGCGGCGCGCTACCGGGCTTTCATGAATTCACCATCTCCAACGTCGGCATCACGGTGTTTCCGCGTCTGGAAACGCTTTATCGCGATCCCTCGGCGGGTTCGAGCTACAGGGTCAACAACCAGCGGGTGACCAGTGGTATCACGTCGCTGGACACCATGGTCGATCAGGGCCTGCCGGAGAGTTCGACGACCCTGATCATCGGGCCCTCGGGATCCGGCAAGACCTCCATCAGCCTGAATTTCCTGGCCGCCTGTACGCCGGAAGAGCCGGGCCTGATGTTCGGCTTCTACGAGCCACTGGAGCGACTGCATCTCAAGGCGGACTCGCTCGGTCTCGATCTGGCCAGTCGGGTGAAGGAGGGCGCCGTTCACATACATTGGCAGCCCACCACCGAACTGCGTATCGACGAAGTCGGACTCAAGCTGCTGGCATTGATCCAGGAGCATGGCATCAAGCGGCTGGTGATCGACAGCCTGGGTGCCATCGCCCGTTTCGCCATCCCGCAAGGACGGCTCATCGAATACTTCAGTGCGCTACTGAACGAGCTCCGTACCCAAGGCGTCACAGTTCTAGCCACCTGGGAGTTGCGCGATGTGTTCGGCGCGGACATAGCAGCCCCGGCGCCCGAACTTTCCAGCATGGTGGACAATCTCATCCTGCTGCGTTTCGTCGAGGCCGAGGCAGAGATCAAGCGAGTCCTGTCCATTCTCAAGGTGCGCGACAGTCTCTATGACCCCTCGCTCCGTGAACTGGTAATGGGCCACTCGGGAATCGAATTGAAAAAGGCGTTCAAAGACATGGTGAAGGTGCTTTCAGGTTCAGCCATGCCCTCAGCGCAACCATGA
- the tesB gene encoding acyl-CoA thioesterase II — MSKVLENLVDLLSLESLAPDLYRGGSQDLGFPQLFGGQVLGQALSAASQTVPMERRVHSLHGYFLRAGSAVDAVTYQVDRIRDGGSFSTRRVTAFQGEQPIFFCSASFHIEEPGFEHQTNMPQVPAPEALQSEIAHAQRYAEQIPAPLRDKLLGPRPIEMRPVVFTDPFKPETSEPVRHVWFRATGDLPDQPALHRYLLAYASDFNLLPSSLLPHGTSFWDRSLQIASLDHAVWFHRDFRLDDWLLYAIDSPWAGGARGLCRGSIYTRDGQLVASVAQEGLIRKRS; from the coding sequence ATGAGCAAGGTACTGGAAAACCTGGTCGATCTGCTGAGTCTCGAATCCCTGGCGCCCGATCTGTATCGGGGCGGCAGTCAGGATCTGGGCTTTCCGCAGCTCTTCGGCGGACAGGTACTGGGGCAGGCCTTGTCGGCTGCCAGTCAAACGGTACCGATGGAGCGGCGCGTTCACTCCCTGCATGGCTACTTTCTGCGCGCCGGTTCGGCGGTGGATGCCGTGACCTATCAGGTGGATCGGATCCGCGACGGTGGCAGCTTTTCCACTCGTCGGGTCACCGCCTTCCAGGGCGAGCAGCCGATCTTCTTCTGCAGCGCGTCCTTCCATATCGAGGAGCCGGGCTTCGAGCATCAGACCAACATGCCGCAAGTGCCTGCCCCTGAAGCCCTGCAATCGGAGATCGCCCATGCCCAGCGCTACGCCGAGCAGATTCCGGCGCCGCTGCGCGACAAGCTGCTGGGGCCGCGGCCGATCGAGATGCGCCCGGTGGTCTTCACCGATCCCTTCAAGCCGGAGACCAGCGAGCCGGTCAGGCACGTCTGGTTCCGCGCCACCGGCGATCTGCCCGACCAGCCCGCGCTGCATCGCTATCTGCTGGCCTATGCCTCGGACTTCAACTTGCTTCCCAGTTCCTTGCTACCCCATGGCACCAGCTTCTGGGACCGTTCGCTGCAGATCGCCAGCCTAGACCATGCGGTGTGGTTCCACCGGGATTTCCGCCTGGACGACTGGTTGCTGTACGCCATCGACAGCCCTTGGGCCGGCGGTGCCCGCGGCCTGTGCCGAGGCAGTATCTACACGCGCGATGGTCAATTGGTCGCCTCGGTCGCTCAGGAAGGACTGATCCGCAAACGTAGCTGA